One region of Methanobrevibacter wolinii SH genomic DNA includes:
- a CDS encoding MraY family glycosyltransferase, giving the protein MFTITRIPLTVIAIICGLVSWFLTREIMPHLIRRLKKANIVGKDIHKSMKPLVAEMGGLGILFGYIIGIFIGIILHPDLTFELSIALVVILLVGMIGMVDDILALKSYEKLILLFLAGLPLIWIAPKNSGIFYLILIPIIVSIASNLTNMLAGLNGIESGLGIISMISLTISCLILGKYDVTILSMSLLGSLIAFLYYNKAPAKVFPGDTGTLVIGATIAVIALIGRVKLVAFIIMIPNIIDASLKFYSAGVMNRSEQKPTQINENEELVRPETGFKSMIRLVLRHPIKEKNAVKIIWGIGIIFGILGILVAIYMPILTGNASLAHILKIKNSLYTFNFF; this is encoded by the coding sequence ATGTTTACAATTACAAGAATACCACTTACAGTAATAGCCATAATTTGTGGTTTAGTTTCTTGGTTTTTAACAAGAGAAATAATGCCTCATCTTATTAGAAGATTAAAAAAAGCAAATATTGTTGGAAAAGATATCCATAAAAGTATGAAACCATTAGTAGCAGAAATGGGTGGATTAGGAATATTATTTGGTTATATTATAGGTATATTTATAGGAATAATATTACACCCTGATTTAACCTTTGAGTTATCAATTGCACTTGTTGTAATTTTACTTGTTGGTATGATTGGAATGGTTGATGATATACTTGCATTAAAATCATATGAAAAATTAATATTACTATTTTTAGCAGGTTTACCATTAATATGGATTGCACCAAAAAATAGTGGAATATTTTATTTAATTTTAATACCTATAATCGTTTCAATAGCAAGTAATCTTACAAATATGCTTGCAGGTTTAAATGGTATTGAATCAGGTCTTGGAATTATTTCAATGATATCACTTACAATATCATGTTTAATTCTTGGAAAATATGATGTTACAATATTAAGTATGAGTTTACTTGGTTCACTTATAGCATTTTTATATTATAATAAAGCACCTGCAAAAGTCTTCCCTGGAGATACTGGAACATTAGTAATTGGTGCTACAATTGCAGTAATTGCACTTATTGGACGTGTGAAACTTGTAGCATTTATTATTATGATTCCAAATATAATTGATGCATCTCTTAAATTTTATAGTGCAGGAGTAATGAACAGATCAGAACAAAAACCTACTCAAATTAATGAAAATGAAGAATTAGTAAGACCAGAAACTGGATTTAAATCTATGATTAGATTAGTTTTAAGACATCCAATTAAAGAAAAAAATGCAGTTAAAATTATTTGGGGAATCGGTATAATATTTGGTATATTAGGTATTCTTGTTGCTATATATATGCCAATTCTTACAGGAAATGCATCACTTGCACATATTTTAAAAATTAAAAACTCATTATATACTTTTAATTTTTTCTAA
- the cfbA gene encoding sirohydrochlorin nickelochelatase produces MSENKTGILLLSHGSKLEDGAVVINAYKDMYTKNHPDAIVEVGFMEIRKPSIPDAFETLKSKGDLDKIIVVPVFVANGMHTKRDIPKILGLEPKVKEEHHEHSHNDEHHHHHHHHDIETVDFDGEIVLTEPLGIDERIFGIIEDRIDEAL; encoded by the coding sequence ATGAGTGAAAATAAAACTGGAATTTTACTTCTTTCACATGGAAGTAAATTAGAAGATGGAGCAGTAGTAATTAATGCTTATAAAGATATGTATACTAAAAATCATCCTGATGCTATCGTTGAAGTAGGTTTCATGGAAATTAGAAAACCTTCTATTCCTGATGCTTTTGAAACTTTAAAATCAAAAGGAGATTTAGATAAAATTATTGTTGTTCCTGTTTTCGTTGCTAATGGAATGCATACTAAAAGAGATATTCCTAAAATATTAGGTTTAGAACCAAAAGTTAAAGAAGAACATCATGAACATAGTCATAATGATGAACATCATCATCATCACCATCATCATGATATAGAAACAGTTGATTTTGATGGAGAAATTGTTTTAACTGAACCTTTAGGAATTGATGAAAGAATTTTTGGTATTATTGAAGATAGAATTGATGAAGCTTTATAA